A genomic region of Cygnus atratus isolate AKBS03 ecotype Queensland, Australia chromosome 13, CAtr_DNAZoo_HiC_assembly, whole genome shotgun sequence contains the following coding sequences:
- the CLDN2 gene encoding claudin-2 isoform X2 gives MVSMGLQLVGYAIAFLGYVGTLTTTLLPSWKISSYIGSSIVTAVSFTKGLWMECATYSTGITQCDIYSSMLNLPSDVQAAQALMHQVRDGGGSLLGHHLLLALPRRRLHPLRLLPFAGLAGHLLERLPVPAAGEQEPPALRQPDAEDQERVQLLQPDRIRVAAAGPLPGSSPSSPERLGWQRGKAARGEDAAAPPLLSPLLHACVLGGLTL, from the exons ATGGTGTCCATGGGGCTCCAGCTGGTGGGCTACGCCATCGCCTTCCTGGGCTACGTGGGCACGCTGACGACCacgctgctgcccagctggaaGATCAGCTCCTACATCGGCTCCAGCATCGTGACGGCCGTGAGCTTCACCAAGGGGCTGTGGATGGAGTGCGCCACGTACAGCACGGGCATCACGCAGTGCGACATCTACAGCTCCATGCTCAACCTGCCCTCCGACGTGCAGGCGGCCCAGGCCCTGATG CACCAAGTACGAGATGGGGGAGGCTCTTTACTTGGGCATCATCTCCTCCTTGCTCTCCCTCGTCGGCGGCTTCATCCTCTGCGCCTCCTGCCCTTCGCGGGACTCGCCGGTCACCTACTCGAACGCCTACCCGTCCCGGCTGCTGGCGAGCAAGAGCCCCCGGCCCTCCGTCAGCCCGACGCAGAAGACCAAGAGCGAGTTCAACTCCTACAACCTGACAGGATACGTGtagcggcggcggggcccctgcctggctcctctcccagctcccccGAACGCCTGGGCTGGCAGCGAGGGAAGGCGGCGAGAGGAGAGGACGCGGCGGCGCCTCCCCTGCTCAGCCCTCTCCTTCATGCGTGCGTGCTTGGGGGTTTGACTCTCTGA
- the CLDN2 gene encoding claudin-2 isoform X1, with protein sequence MVSMGLQLVGYAIAFLGYVGTLTTTLLPSWKISSYIGSSIVTAVSFTKGLWMECATYSTGITQCDIYSSMLNLPSDVQAAQALMVSSCAVSSLACLLAVAGMRCTVFSQGSPGKDRVAVAGGVAFVLGGLLCFIPLVWNIHVVLRDFYNPILPDSTKYEMGEALYLGIISSLLSLVGGFILCASCPSRDSPVTYSNAYPSRLLASKSPRPSVSPTQKTKSEFNSYNLTGYV encoded by the coding sequence ATGGTGTCCATGGGGCTCCAGCTGGTGGGCTACGCCATCGCCTTCCTGGGCTACGTGGGCACGCTGACGACCacgctgctgcccagctggaaGATCAGCTCCTACATCGGCTCCAGCATCGTGACGGCCGTGAGCTTCACCAAGGGGCTGTGGATGGAGTGCGCCACGTACAGCACGGGCATCACGCAGTGCGACATCTACAGCTCCATGCTCAACCTGCCCTCCGACGTGCAGGCGGCCCAGGCCCTGATGGTGAGCTCCTGCGCCGTCTCCTCCCTCGCCTGCCTCCTGGCCGTGGCCGGCATGCGGTGCACCGTCTTCAGCCAGGGCTCGCCGGGCAAGGACCGCGTGGCGGTGGCGGGTGGCGTGGCCTTCGTCCTCGGGGGGCTGCTCTGCTTCATCCCGCTGGTGTGGAACATCCACGTGGTGCTGCGGGACTTCTACAACCCCATCCTCCCCGACAGCACCAAGTACGAGATGGGGGAGGCTCTTTACTTGGGCATCATCTCCTCCTTGCTCTCCCTCGTCGGCGGCTTCATCCTCTGCGCCTCCTGCCCTTCGCGGGACTCGCCGGTCACCTACTCGAACGCCTACCCGTCCCGGCTGCTGGCGAGCAAGAGCCCCCGGCCCTCCGTCAGCCCGACGCAGAAGACCAAGAGCGAGTTCAACTCCTACAACCTGACAGGATACGTGtag